The Penaeus chinensis breed Huanghai No. 1 chromosome 39, ASM1920278v2, whole genome shotgun sequence genome has a segment encoding these proteins:
- the LOC125046805 gene encoding glycine receptor subunit alpha-2-like, whose protein sequence is MAELARLGLAWLLLAAWQRADAESDESLTERTEYHLPPSYSKDYPPEGETICLIQWIISDIQKIDQHNQEMVIDLHLSADWKDSRLNGTLRNISLGSDTISKLWVPDITIMNQRGMTFGNFLVEPIQIMLYPGGAIRLAKYFSVRFGCKMDFHRFPFDPQRCRFSVESYRYPIETLKFQWHPTPAPLVVQDIPQDIFKYTVALANISEVDYDGELYPALAFDFILDRQISYYVVQTLLPQMMFVVISWCSFFVPPEVVPGRMTLCITTVLTICTMYSATRNDAPSTSYFKAIDLFGAINISFVFAVLLHYTNILRYLSKDKLAAAVESQARSLVRQVSPKDRAWPPPKAEPSAPAESFAMRSARYDTIAKVLFPLSYLLFVAVFFLYYAL, encoded by the exons GTTGTTGCTGGCAGCCTGGCAAAGGGCAGACGCCGAGTCCGACGAGAGCCTCACAGAGCGGACCGAgtaccacctccccccttcctacagCAAGGACTATCCCCCAG AAGGAGAAACCATCTGTCTGATTCAATGGATTATCTCCGATATCCAGAAGATCGATCAGCACAATCAG GAGATGGTGATCGACCTGCACTTGTCGGCGGACTGGAAGGACAGCCGTTTGAACGGCACGCTCAGGAACATTTCTCTCGGCTCGGACACCATCAG TAAGCTGTGGGTGCCCGACATCACCATCATGAACCAGCGAGGCATGACCTTTGGCAACTTCCTGGTGGAGCCCATTCAGATCATGCTGTACCCTGGGGGGGCGATCCGACTCGCAAAATA TTTCAGCGTGAGGTTTGGTTGCAAAATGGACTTCCACCGGTTTCCTTTCGACCCGCAGCGCTGCCGCTTCAGCGTGGAGAGCT aCAGGTACCCGATCGAAACGCTGAAGTTCCAGTGGCACCCGACTCCCGCGCCCTTGGTCGTGCAGGACATTCCCCAAGACATCTTCAAGTACACTGTCGCTTTAGCCAACATAAGTGAGGTAGACTACGACGGAG AACTTTATCCTGCCTTGGCGTTCGATTTCATATTGGATCGACAAATATCCTACTATGTTGTCCAGACGCTCCTGCCGCAG ATGATGTTCGTCGTTATCTCGTGGTGTTCGTTCTTCGTTCCACCCGAGGTCGTTCCTGGACGCATGACCCTGTGCATCACCACCGTCCTCACCATCTGCACCATGTACTCGGCCACCAG gaACGACGCTCCCTCCACCAGCTACTTCAAGGCGATCGACCTCTTCGGCGCCATCAACATCTCCTTCGTGTTCGCCGTCCTCTTGCACTACACCAACATCCTCAG GTACCTCTCAAAGGACAAGCTGGCAGCGGCCGTGGAATCCCAAGCTCGCTCTTTGGTCAGACAAGTCTCTCCCAAG gaccGCGCCTGGCCGCCACCCAAAGCGGAGCCGAGCGCGCCCGCCGAGAGCTTCGCGATGCGCTCCGCCAGGTACGACACCATCGCCAAGGTCCTCTTCCCGCTCTCCTACCTGCTGTTCGTGGCCGTGTTCTTCCTCTACTACGCCCTCTGA